In Propionicimonas paludicola, a single window of DNA contains:
- the pth gene encoding aminoacyl-tRNA hydrolase — protein sequence MAPWLLVGLGNPGPTYAHHRHNVGYLVVDELARRAAVRFSRAIGLRAETAQTRITPAGIGAVGAPAEQVVLLKSRTFMNETGLAVGKALAYYKTTPARLLVVHDELDLDFGQLRLKLGGGDNGHNGLKSIRASIGSGDFYRARFGIGRPPGRQQPADFVLTPFPSAQAEDLGVEVARCADAVEVLLNEGLDVAQNRFNS from the coding sequence ATGGCGCCTTGGCTGTTGGTCGGACTCGGGAATCCGGGTCCGACCTACGCACATCACCGGCACAACGTCGGCTACCTGGTGGTGGACGAGCTGGCCCGTCGGGCCGCCGTGCGGTTCAGCCGGGCGATCGGACTCCGCGCCGAGACCGCCCAGACCCGGATCACTCCCGCCGGGATCGGTGCGGTCGGCGCGCCGGCCGAGCAGGTCGTCCTGCTGAAGTCGCGCACCTTCATGAACGAGACCGGGCTGGCCGTCGGCAAGGCGCTGGCCTACTACAAGACGACTCCCGCCCGGCTGTTGGTCGTCCACGACGAACTCGACCTGGACTTCGGCCAGCTCCGGCTGAAGCTGGGCGGTGGCGACAACGGCCACAACGGGCTGAAGTCGATCCGGGCCAGCATCGGCAGTGGTGACTTCTATCGGGCCCGATTCGGCATCGGACGTCCCCCCGGACGCCAGCAGCCCGCCGATTTCGTCTTGACTCCTTTTCCCTCCGCCCAGGCTGAAGACCTCGGCGTCGAGGTGGCGCGCTGCGCCGATGCGGTCGAGGTGCTCCTCAATGAGGGCCTCGATGTCGCCCAGAACCGGTTCAACTCCTGA
- a CDS encoding 50S ribosomal protein L25/general stress protein Ctc, translating to MSENKIAAQSRTEFGKGAARRARRAGLVPAVLYGHGTDPVHLALPGHEVQLALRTANAVLEITVDEGKSQLALAKQIQKNPIKGDIEHLDLVIVRKGEKVTVEVAIQVVGEHVSEGMIVMDAQSVSLEVEATHIPADIEVDVTGLEVGSTVTVKDLKLPKGAVFTGDPGHLILSIAATPSQAALDASLGGEAASAEATEEGSAEEA from the coding sequence GTGTCTGAGAACAAGATCGCGGCCCAGTCGCGTACCGAATTCGGCAAGGGTGCGGCCCGTCGGGCCCGTCGTGCGGGCCTGGTGCCTGCGGTTCTCTACGGTCATGGCACCGATCCGGTACATCTGGCCCTGCCCGGCCACGAGGTCCAGCTCGCTCTGCGCACCGCGAACGCCGTGCTGGAAATCACCGTCGATGAGGGCAAGTCGCAGCTGGCGCTGGCCAAGCAGATCCAGAAGAACCCGATCAAGGGCGACATCGAGCACCTCGACCTGGTCATCGTCCGCAAGGGCGAGAAGGTGACCGTCGAGGTCGCCATCCAGGTCGTCGGCGAGCATGTCTCCGAGGGCATGATCGTGATGGACGCCCAGTCGGTCAGCCTCGAGGTCGAGGCCACCCACATCCCCGCGGACATCGAGGTCGATGTGACCGGGCTCGAGGTTGGCTCCACGGTCACCGTCAAGGACCTGAAGCTGCCCAAGGGTGCGGTGTTCACCGGCGATCCGGGTCACCTGATCCTGTCGATCGCGGCCACCCCGTCGCAGGCGGCGCTGGACGCGTCCCTGGGCGGCGAAGCCGCGTCGGCTGAGGCCACCGAAGAAGGGTCGGCCGAAGAGGCCTGA
- a CDS encoding ribose-phosphate diphosphokinase: MSGITRPNNKHLMLCTGRAFPELAEEVANLLGVGLVPTRSLTYANSEIYVRFEESVRGADAFVIQSHPAPVNEWLMEQLIMIDALKRASAKRITVVSPFYPYGRQDKKHAGREPISARLIADLYKTAGADRLMSIDLHAAQIQGFFDGPVDHLLALPVLVEYIKAHYDVSEMTVVSPDAGRVRLADMWSDELGTPLAIIHKRRDPNKANEVAVGEVVGDVAGRVCLLVDDMIDTAGTICQAAAALKSFGAKAVIAAATHPILSGPAPQRLNESEFEEVIVTNTLPISEDITIPKLTVLSMAPLIAAAIQAVFEDGSVASLFHGSH; encoded by the coding sequence GTGAGCGGCATCACTCGTCCGAACAACAAGCACCTGATGCTGTGCACCGGACGGGCCTTCCCCGAACTTGCCGAGGAGGTGGCGAACCTGCTCGGCGTGGGCCTGGTGCCAACCCGCTCGCTGACCTACGCCAACTCCGAGATCTACGTCCGGTTCGAAGAGTCGGTGCGTGGCGCGGACGCCTTCGTGATCCAGTCGCATCCGGCCCCGGTCAACGAGTGGCTGATGGAACAGCTGATCATGATCGACGCCCTGAAGCGGGCCTCGGCCAAGCGGATCACCGTGGTGTCGCCGTTCTACCCCTACGGCCGCCAGGACAAGAAGCATGCCGGCCGGGAGCCGATCTCGGCCCGGCTGATCGCCGACCTGTACAAGACCGCCGGCGCCGACCGGCTGATGTCGATCGACCTGCACGCCGCCCAGATCCAGGGCTTCTTCGACGGCCCGGTGGACCACCTGCTGGCTCTGCCCGTCCTGGTCGAGTACATCAAGGCCCACTACGACGTCTCCGAGATGACCGTGGTCTCGCCCGACGCCGGACGAGTCCGGCTGGCCGACATGTGGTCGGACGAACTCGGCACCCCGCTGGCCATCATCCACAAGCGCCGCGACCCGAACAAGGCCAATGAGGTGGCCGTCGGTGAGGTGGTCGGTGATGTGGCCGGGCGGGTCTGTCTGCTGGTCGACGACATGATCGATACGGCCGGGACGATCTGCCAGGCGGCAGCCGCGCTGAAGAGTTTCGGGGCCAAGGCCGTCATCGCGGCCGCCACCCACCCGATTCTGTCCGGGCCGGCCCCGCAACGGCTCAATGAGTCCGAGTTCGAAGAAGTGATCGTCACCAACACTCTGCCGATCAGCGAGGACATCACCATCCCGAAGCTCACCGTGTTGTCGATGGCACCGTTGATTGCGGCCGCCATTCAGGCGGTCTTCGAGGACGGATCGGTCGCCTCTCTGTTCCACGGCAGCCACTAG
- the glmU gene encoding bifunctional UDP-N-acetylglucosamine diphosphorylase/glucosamine-1-phosphate N-acetyltransferase GlmU, with product MAEQDNVVEPVAAVVIMAAGAGTRMKSDTAKVLHKVAGRSMISLAVDTADALAPEHLVVVVGHQREQVSAHLAEIAPHARLAVQEQLLGTGDAVRSGLAVLPGISGEVVVTSGDVPLLAGESLQALVAEHRAAGNAVTVLTAEVPDPTGYGRIVRDSEGVQRIVEERDADPATKAIAEINSGIYVFDAEVLTAGIASLSSANAQGELYLTDVVAFARSNGRTVGAWLLDDHLQTEGVNDRVQLAERNAELNRRILRKWMLAGVTVIDPATTWVHAGVDLAQDVTLLPGTSLEGATSVESGAVIGPDTTLIDVEVGAGAHVTRTHAELANIGAGATVGPFSYLRPGTELGDSGKIGAFVETKKAIIGAGAKVPHLTYCGDAVIGEGANIGAGTIFANYDGVTKSTTHVGAQSFVGSDSVLVAPVDIADGAYVAAGSTITGPVGPGELAVARGQQRNIAGWVARKRAGTKTEAAANAALAARAAEERAQ from the coding sequence GTGGCTGAACAGGACAACGTCGTCGAACCGGTTGCGGCAGTGGTGATCATGGCCGCCGGTGCTGGCACCAGGATGAAGTCGGACACCGCCAAGGTCCTGCACAAGGTGGCTGGCCGTTCGATGATCTCCCTGGCCGTCGATACTGCGGACGCTCTCGCGCCCGAACATCTGGTCGTGGTGGTCGGTCACCAGCGGGAGCAAGTCAGCGCTCATCTGGCCGAGATCGCCCCGCACGCACGGCTGGCCGTCCAGGAACAACTGCTCGGCACCGGTGATGCGGTTCGCTCCGGGCTGGCCGTCCTGCCCGGGATCAGCGGCGAAGTCGTGGTCACTTCCGGCGACGTCCCGCTGCTGGCGGGGGAGTCGCTGCAGGCCCTGGTCGCTGAGCATCGGGCCGCGGGCAATGCCGTCACCGTCCTCACCGCCGAGGTCCCCGACCCCACCGGCTACGGACGGATCGTCCGCGACTCCGAGGGAGTGCAGCGGATCGTCGAGGAGCGCGACGCGGACCCGGCCACCAAGGCGATCGCTGAGATCAACTCCGGCATCTATGTCTTCGACGCCGAGGTGCTCACTGCCGGCATCGCCTCGCTCAGCTCGGCCAATGCCCAAGGCGAGCTCTACCTCACCGACGTGGTCGCCTTCGCCCGGAGCAATGGACGGACGGTCGGAGCCTGGCTGCTGGACGACCACCTGCAGACCGAAGGCGTCAACGACCGGGTCCAGCTGGCCGAACGCAATGCCGAACTGAACCGCCGGATCCTGCGCAAGTGGATGCTGGCCGGGGTCACCGTGATCGATCCGGCCACCACCTGGGTGCACGCGGGAGTCGACCTGGCTCAGGACGTTACCCTGCTCCCGGGCACCTCACTGGAAGGCGCTACCTCAGTCGAGTCCGGTGCCGTGATCGGCCCGGACACCACCTTGATCGACGTCGAAGTCGGCGCCGGAGCCCACGTGACCAGGACGCATGCCGAGCTGGCCAACATCGGGGCCGGCGCCACGGTCGGCCCGTTCAGCTACCTGCGGCCGGGCACCGAGCTCGGCGACAGCGGCAAGATCGGCGCTTTCGTCGAGACCAAGAAGGCGATCATCGGCGCCGGCGCCAAGGTGCCGCACCTGACCTACTGCGGCGACGCGGTGATCGGAGAGGGCGCCAACATCGGCGCTGGGACGATCTTCGCCAACTACGACGGGGTCACCAAGTCGACCACCCACGTCGGCGCCCAGAGCTTCGTGGGCAGCGACTCGGTGCTGGTGGCGCCGGTCGACATCGCCGACGGCGCCTACGTGGCGGCCGGCTCGACGATCACCGGTCCGGTCGGGCCGGGGGAGCTGGCGGTGGCTCGTGGCCAGCAGCGCAACATCGCCGGCTGGGTGGCCCGCAAGCGGGCCGGCACCAAGACTGAGGCGGCCGCGAACGCCGCCCTGGCCGCACGTGCGGCCGAGGAGCGCGCGCAGTGA